The following are from one region of the Quadrisphaera setariae genome:
- a CDS encoding shikimate kinase: MTPRVVLVGPMGAGKSAVGALLAADLGVQLRDTDADVEAVAGRPVATVFAEDGEPAFRALERAAVVDALAEHPGVLALGGGSVLDADTRADLVALRSPVVLLTATWEHVAGRLGDTSTRPVLASGSAGAEARWREVMAAREKHYAEVADHVVPTDGRTARAVADVVLRLLSLH, encoded by the coding sequence GTGACCCCCCGGGTCGTGCTCGTCGGCCCGATGGGGGCCGGCAAGTCCGCGGTGGGCGCGCTGCTCGCCGCGGACCTGGGCGTGCAGCTGCGCGACACCGACGCCGACGTCGAGGCCGTGGCCGGCCGGCCCGTCGCCACCGTCTTCGCCGAGGACGGCGAGCCCGCGTTCCGCGCCCTGGAGCGCGCCGCCGTGGTCGACGCCCTCGCCGAGCACCCCGGGGTGCTCGCCCTGGGCGGCGGCTCGGTGCTCGACGCGGACACCCGCGCCGACCTCGTGGCGCTGCGCTCGCCGGTGGTGCTGCTGACCGCCACGTGGGAGCACGTGGCGGGCCGCCTCGGGGACACCAGCACCCGCCCGGTGCTCGCGAGCGGGTCAGCGGGCGCGGAGGCGCGCTGGCGCGAGGTGATGGCTGCCCGCGAGAAGCACTACGCCGAGGTGGCCGACCACGTGGTCCCCACCGACGGGCGCACGGCCCGCGCCGTCGCCGACGTCGTCCTGCGCCTGCTCTCCCTCCACTGA
- the aroC gene encoding chorismate synthase: protein MLRWLTAGESHGPALVGVLEGLPSGVSVTTDDLVAALARRRLGYGRGARMAFEQDEVTVLGGLRHGVSQGGPFALTIGNTEWPKWSTVMSADPVDPSLLKTTGRNAALTRPRPGHADLVGMQKHGFDEARPVLERASARETATRVALGAVAAKFLEQAAGVRLVSHTVSLGPVAVPDDAWAEVGLPHPDDVAALDADPLRCHHPATSARMVEEVDACHKEGDTLGGVVEVLAYGLPPGLGSHTHWDRRIDGRLAQALMGIQAIKGVEVGDGFETARRRGSAAHDEIEKGPDGVLRRRTARAGGTEGGMTTGEVLRVRAAMKPIATVPRALATVDVATGEATQAHHQRSDVCAVPASGVVAEAMVALVLADALLEKFGGDSVPETARNVRAYLDSIPELLRSQVDAAGSPVVPVAGDDDGEPGA from the coding sequence GTGCTGCGCTGGCTGACCGCGGGGGAGTCTCACGGCCCCGCCCTCGTCGGAGTGCTCGAGGGTCTTCCCTCGGGCGTGTCCGTGACCACCGACGACCTCGTCGCCGCCCTCGCGCGGCGCCGCCTCGGCTACGGCCGCGGCGCGCGGATGGCGTTCGAGCAGGACGAGGTCACCGTGCTCGGCGGCCTGCGCCACGGGGTGAGCCAGGGCGGTCCGTTCGCTCTGACGATCGGCAACACCGAGTGGCCCAAGTGGTCCACGGTGATGTCGGCCGACCCGGTCGACCCGTCGCTGCTCAAGACCACCGGCCGCAACGCGGCGCTGACCCGCCCGCGCCCCGGCCACGCCGACCTCGTGGGCATGCAGAAGCACGGCTTCGACGAGGCGCGCCCGGTGCTGGAGCGCGCCAGCGCCCGCGAGACCGCCACGCGGGTGGCCCTCGGCGCCGTCGCGGCCAAGTTCCTCGAGCAGGCCGCCGGGGTGCGCCTGGTCTCCCACACCGTCTCCCTCGGCCCGGTGGCCGTCCCGGACGACGCGTGGGCCGAGGTCGGGCTGCCCCACCCCGACGACGTCGCCGCCCTCGACGCCGACCCGCTGCGCTGCCACCACCCGGCCACGAGCGCCCGCATGGTGGAGGAGGTCGACGCCTGCCACAAGGAGGGCGACACCCTCGGCGGCGTGGTCGAGGTGCTCGCCTACGGCCTGCCGCCGGGCCTGGGCAGCCACACCCACTGGGACCGCCGCATCGACGGGCGCCTCGCGCAGGCGCTCATGGGCATCCAGGCCATCAAGGGCGTGGAGGTGGGCGACGGCTTCGAGACCGCCCGCCGCCGCGGCTCGGCCGCCCACGACGAGATCGAGAAGGGCCCCGACGGCGTGCTGCGCCGCCGCACCGCCCGTGCCGGCGGCACCGAGGGCGGCATGACCACCGGCGAGGTGCTGCGGGTGCGCGCCGCCATGAAGCCCATCGCCACCGTGCCCCGCGCCCTGGCGACCGTCGACGTCGCCACCGGTGAGGCCACCCAGGCCCACCACCAGCGCTCCGACGTCTGCGCGGTGCCCGCCTCGGGCGTGGTCGCGGAGGCGATGGTCGCGCTCGTGCTGGCTGACGCGCTGCTGGAGAAGTTCGGCGGCGACTCGGTGCCCGAGACCGCCCGCAACGTGCGCGCCTACCTGGACTCCATCCCCGAGCTGCTCCGCAGCCAGGTCGACGCCGCCGGCAGCCCCGTCGTCCCCGTCGCGGGCGACGACGACGGCGAGCCGGGCGCCTGA